The Dendropsophus ebraccatus isolate aDenEbr1 chromosome 3, aDenEbr1.pat, whole genome shotgun sequence genome includes a region encoding these proteins:
- the PNP gene encoding purine nucleoside phosphorylase isoform X1 — translation MSPPAAETQKQESNRKEEARRGYTYEDYKHTAEWLLSRTEHRPTIAIVCGSGLGGLGDLLKDQVAFSYGDIPNFPHSTVPGHAGRLIFGNLNGKPCVCMQGRFHSYEGYPLWKVTFPIRVFRLIGVQTVIVTNAAGGLNQDYKVGDIMVIMDHINMPGFAGQNPLIGPNDDRFGPRFPPMSDAYDKGLRKIALAIGQELGFSEKMREGVYCSLGGPNFETIAECRFLNTLGADAVGMSTVPEVIVARHCGLRVLGMSLITNKAVMDYSNEATANHEEVLQAGKDSARYFEKLVTSLLPRIEPNNNVF, via the exons ATGTCACCCCCAGCGGCCGAGACGCAGAAGCAGGAGAGCAATAGGAAGGAGGAAGCGCGGAGAGG gtaCACCTACGAAGATTACAAGCATACTGCAGAATGGCTCTTGTCCAGAACAGAACATCGTCCTACAATAGCTATTGTATGTGGCTCTGGACTTGGAGGTTTAGGTGACCTCCTAAAGGATCAGGTGGCCTTCAGCTATGGTGACATTCCCAACTTCCCTCACAGTACAG TTCCTGGACATGCTGGACGCCTTATATTTGGAAATCTGAATGGAAAACCATGTGTGTGCATGCAAGGACGGTTTCATTCCTATGAGGGTTACCCATTGTGGAAG GTTACATTTCCAATCCGGGTTTTCCGCCTGATTGGGGTTCAAACGGTCATTGTCACCAACGCTGCAGGAGGACTGAACCAAGACTATAAAGTTGGGGACATTATGGTCATAATGGATCACATAAATATGCCAGGATTTGCAGGACAGAATCCACTCATTGGTCCTAATGACGATAG GTTTGGCCCTCGGTTTCCCCCTATGTCTGATGCTTATGACAAGGGCCTGAGGAAGATTGCTTTGGCTATTGGGCAAGAGCTGGGATTCTCAGAGAAGATGAGGGAAGGCGTGTACTGTAGCCTTGGAGGACCCAATTTTGAGACCATTGCTGAATGTAGATTCCTCAATACCCTTGGAGCTGATGCAGTCG GGATGAGTACTGTACCTGAAGTAATTGTGGCAAGACATTGCGGTCTGAGGGTTTTGGGCATGTCCCTTATTACAAACAAGGCCGTTATGGACTACAGCAATGAAGCCACGGCTAACCATGAAGAAGTGCTGCAGGCTGGAAAAGACAGTGCCAGATACTTCGAGAAGCTGGTGACTAGTCTGCTCCCGCGTATTGAGCCGAACAACAACGTGTTCTAG
- the PNP gene encoding purine nucleoside phosphorylase isoform X2: MAHCGEDSGRYTYEDYKHTAEWLLSRTEHRPTIAIVCGSGLGGLGDLLKDQVAFSYGDIPNFPHSTVPGHAGRLIFGNLNGKPCVCMQGRFHSYEGYPLWKVTFPIRVFRLIGVQTVIVTNAAGGLNQDYKVGDIMVIMDHINMPGFAGQNPLIGPNDDRFGPRFPPMSDAYDKGLRKIALAIGQELGFSEKMREGVYCSLGGPNFETIAECRFLNTLGADAVGMSTVPEVIVARHCGLRVLGMSLITNKAVMDYSNEATANHEEVLQAGKDSARYFEKLVTSLLPRIEPNNNVF, from the exons ATGGCTCACTGCGGAGAAGACAGCGGCAG gtaCACCTACGAAGATTACAAGCATACTGCAGAATGGCTCTTGTCCAGAACAGAACATCGTCCTACAATAGCTATTGTATGTGGCTCTGGACTTGGAGGTTTAGGTGACCTCCTAAAGGATCAGGTGGCCTTCAGCTATGGTGACATTCCCAACTTCCCTCACAGTACAG TTCCTGGACATGCTGGACGCCTTATATTTGGAAATCTGAATGGAAAACCATGTGTGTGCATGCAAGGACGGTTTCATTCCTATGAGGGTTACCCATTGTGGAAG GTTACATTTCCAATCCGGGTTTTCCGCCTGATTGGGGTTCAAACGGTCATTGTCACCAACGCTGCAGGAGGACTGAACCAAGACTATAAAGTTGGGGACATTATGGTCATAATGGATCACATAAATATGCCAGGATTTGCAGGACAGAATCCACTCATTGGTCCTAATGACGATAG GTTTGGCCCTCGGTTTCCCCCTATGTCTGATGCTTATGACAAGGGCCTGAGGAAGATTGCTTTGGCTATTGGGCAAGAGCTGGGATTCTCAGAGAAGATGAGGGAAGGCGTGTACTGTAGCCTTGGAGGACCCAATTTTGAGACCATTGCTGAATGTAGATTCCTCAATACCCTTGGAGCTGATGCAGTCG GGATGAGTACTGTACCTGAAGTAATTGTGGCAAGACATTGCGGTCTGAGGGTTTTGGGCATGTCCCTTATTACAAACAAGGCCGTTATGGACTACAGCAATGAAGCCACGGCTAACCATGAAGAAGTGCTGCAGGCTGGAAAAGACAGTGCCAGATACTTCGAGAAGCTGGTGACTAGTCTGCTCCCGCGTATTGAGCCGAACAACAACGTGTTCTAG